The following coding sequences are from one Arachis hypogaea cultivar Tifrunner chromosome 7, arahy.Tifrunner.gnm2.J5K5, whole genome shotgun sequence window:
- the LOC112701778 gene encoding BTB/POZ domain-containing protein At1g55760 isoform X1 yields the protein MNMNMKDSAYRVETTCRLAQWRIDNLASCTYRKSDPFTIAIWNWHLSVERNRVSCVKLFPEARNNLPLSSFVIRLLSSVKDRKALAQLEVRDKLLSSREGFVWGIEVPLPGRFIIHVEFLDLKASSSNGEDICSIWPNRIMQQRSNSAALESLSRMLMEGIHTDITINASDGSIGAHRAVLAARSPVFRSMFSHDLKENDDSTINISDMSTESCQTFINYLYGIIEHQEFLMHRLELVRAADKYDICDLRDVCHESLVEDIDSSNVLERLQNAYLYGLPKLKNSCMQYLVKFGKIFDIRDDFIVFLQTADRDLITQVFHEILGVWNGF from the exons ATGAACATGAATATGAAGGATTCTGCATATAGAGTTGAAACGACTTGTCGTCTTGCACAATGGAGAATCGACAATTTAGCTTCATGCACTTATCGCAAATCCGATCCTTTCACCATAGCTATCTGGAACTG GCATTTATCTGTGGAGAGGAACAGAGTTTCTTGTGTTAAGTTGTTTCCGGAAGCAAGGAACAATCTTCCACTTTCATCTTTCGTCATTCGCCTGCTTAGTTCTGTCAAAGATCGCAAGGCGTTGGCTCAATTAG AGGTAAGAGACAAATTGCTGAGCAGCAGAGAAGGATTTGTGTGGGGAATTGAGGTTCCACTTCCAGGGAGATTCATTATTCATGTTGAGTTCCTCGATTTGAAAGCTTCATCTTCAAAT GGAGAAGATATTTGTTCCATTTGGCCTAACAGAATTATGCAGCAAAGATCAAATTCAGCAGCTCTTGAATCTCTCAGTCGAATGTTAATGGAAGGAATCCACACTGACATAACAATAAATGCTTCAGATGGAAGCATTGGAGCTCATCGCGCAGTTCTTGCTGCTCGATCGCCTGTGTTTCGTAGCATGTTCTCTCATGATCTTAAAGAGAATGATGATTCCACCATAAACATCTCAGACATGTCAACTGAATCTTGCCAAACATTTATAAACTACCTTTATGGCATCATTGAACACCAAGAATTTCTAATGCATAGATTGGAACTTGTTCGTGCTGCAGATAAGTATGACATTTGTGATTTAAGAGATGTGTGTCATGAGAGCCTTGTAGAGGATATTGATTCAAGCAATGTTCTTGAGAGGCTTCAGAATGCATATTTGTATGGATTGCCAAAGCTGAAGAATAGTTGCATGCAATATCTTGTAAAGTTTGGAAAGATATTTGACATTAGGGATGATTTCATTGTATTCTTGCAGACTGCAGATAGGGATTTGATCACTCAAGTCTTTCATGAAATTCTTGGTGTCTGGAATGGTTTTTGA
- the LOC140174429 gene encoding BTB/POZ domain-containing protein At1g55760-like — protein MDWAASCVTLSAEIRDKVPIASFVIRIIDSAKNRKILTKLEVKDKLLKQGERFECKVGLLPGRFIIDLEFLDLKASSPNGKDVCSIWPTKIMHQKPNSAVLESVGRMLIEKIHTDITINASDGSIGAHRAVLAARSPVFHSMFKHNLKENDDSTINISDMSIGSCQAFINYLYGVIEDEEFFKHRLELLHAANKYDICDLRDVCSESLAEDIDSSNVLERLQDSYLYQLPKLKLHCMQYLVKFGRIFDIEDDFNAFLQTVDKDLVIQLLGEALSVLKGS, from the exons ATGGATTGGGCTGCTTCTTGTGTCACATTGTCTGCGGAAATAAGGGACAAGGTTCCCATTGCATCTTTCGTTATTCGAATCATTGACTCTGCCAAAAATCGCAAGATCTTGACTAAATTAG AGGTAAAAGATAAGTTGCTTAAACAAGGAGAAAGATTTGAGTGCAAAGTTGGGTTACTTCCAGGGAGATTCATTATTGACCTTGAGTTCCTCGATTTGAAAGCTTCATCTCCAAAT GGAAAAGATGTTTGTTCCATTTGGCCTACCAAAATCATGCATCAGAAACCAAATTCTGCAGTTCTTGAATCTGTTGGTCGAATGCTGATAGAAAAAATCCATACTGACATAACAATAAATGCTTCAGATGGAAGCATTGGAGCTCACCGCGCAGTTCTTGCTGCTCGATCACCTGTTTTTCATAGCATGTTCAAACACAATCTAAAAGAGAATGATGATTCCACCATAAACATCTCAGACATGTCAATAGGATCTTGTCAAGCATTCATAAACTATCTTTATGGTGTCATTGAAGATGAAGAATTTTTCAAGCATAGATTGGAGCTTCTTCATGCGGCAAACAAATATGACATTTGTGATTTAAGAGATGTATGCAGTGAGAGCCTTGCAGAGGATATTGATTCAAGCAATGTTCTTGAGAGGCTTCAGGATTCATATCTGTATCAATTGCCAAAGCTGAAGCTTCATTGCATGCAATATCTTGTCAAGTTTGGAAGGATATTTGATATTGAAGATGATTTCAATGCATTCTTGCAAACTGTAGATAAGGATTTGGTTATTCAACTCCTTGGTGAAGCTCTTAGTGTCTTGAAAGGCTCTTAA